A portion of the Rubeoparvulum massiliense genome contains these proteins:
- a CDS encoding ABC transporter permease, giving the protein MRSILWIRFKRLRQKWGLYSAMLIMPLLFTFFFGGMSGLPLLVVTNLDEGEQGSEFVASLQELKQYEAKVTPLEELNRRVQQGETAVGVLIPADFSQSLAAGKGKLHLVKMNDTSSTAAVEGVIRSSLQDWMWQKQMATTVVTVLQSELNLPTPHASLEVEIHSLLQDRLQNSPPIAVESKILDEKQAFRYDPVIQGITGFTLFFSMFVIIFTIGELVEDKQFGIWKRLQISPVGRWQVYLAQLIHTFYVGSVYIVLLILLGNWLFQIDWGNQPLPLFSLVIAFVFSISALGVFLSSMVHNMQQLSSITPIVAVSFAMLGGAYWPLEIVTSKALLTIAKLDPVYHAMSGMKGIILYDWTWSQVLPKVGSLLGIGVILMVVGFFMMERRRVN; this is encoded by the coding sequence ATGAGAAGTATTCTTTGGATTCGCTTTAAACGCTTACGTCAAAAGTGGGGACTCTATTCGGCCATGCTGATCATGCCCCTTCTCTTCACCTTCTTCTTTGGTGGTATGTCAGGCCTCCCTTTACTCGTGGTCACCAATCTAGATGAGGGAGAGCAAGGAAGTGAATTTGTAGCGAGCTTACAGGAGCTGAAGCAGTATGAGGCGAAGGTAACCCCATTGGAGGAGTTGAATCGCCGTGTACAGCAAGGTGAAACTGCCGTAGGAGTATTGATACCAGCTGATTTTTCCCAATCTCTTGCAGCAGGAAAAGGGAAGTTGCATCTGGTAAAAATGAATGATACCTCATCTACTGCTGCTGTAGAGGGTGTTATTCGTAGCTCCTTACAAGATTGGATGTGGCAAAAGCAGATGGCTACCACCGTCGTTACTGTTCTCCAATCAGAACTTAACCTGCCGACACCACATGCTTCGTTAGAAGTTGAGATCCATTCGCTGTTACAGGATCGTCTGCAGAATTCCCCTCCCATCGCTGTAGAGAGTAAGATTCTTGATGAAAAGCAGGCTTTTCGTTATGATCCAGTCATCCAAGGGATCACGGGATTTACCCTCTTTTTCTCCATGTTCGTGATTATTTTTACTATCGGTGAATTGGTGGAGGATAAGCAATTTGGGATTTGGAAACGTCTGCAGATCAGCCCGGTTGGTCGGTGGCAAGTCTACCTTGCACAGTTAATTCACACCTTCTATGTAGGATCGGTCTATATTGTTCTGCTCATCCTTCTAGGGAATTGGCTCTTCCAGATCGATTGGGGAAATCAGCCATTACCGTTGTTTAGCTTGGTTATTGCTTTTGTCTTCTCCATCTCAGCCTTAGGTGTATTCCTTTCGAGTATGGTGCATAACATGCAGCAACTCAGTAGTATTACACCCATTGTGGCCGTTAGCTTTGCCATGTTAGGTGGAGCATATTGGCCCTTAGAGATCGTCACATCGAAAGCTCTGCTCACCATTGCAAAACTTGATCCTGTTTACCATGCAATGAGCGGGATGAAGGGGATCATCCTCTATGACTGGACGTGGAGTCAGGTGTTGCCTAAGGTAGGCTCACTGCTCGGCATTGGCGTGATCCTAATGGTAGTCGGGTTTTTCATGATGGAACGACGGCGGGTCAATTAA
- a CDS encoding ABC transporter permease has protein sequence MLGAMIKKDLLRILRDRKALLITLLMPIILISILGFSIGKVMGEQDIGIAKLAIINQDDGAGNMERLLQVIEQVPVEEEGLRTLKDQVKELPTQMDPTSILVNELLQNEELTTFIQVEEGLSLEEAKEHLSQGDLTAILVIPHDFTYHVWSNLLFPVQNQVRLTLYTDPDQSLKGGIIEEILTGYTQALSNLVWTKQITMEMGIRHGLGEQLQQLLPKVMENVSSQVGGEIQLLEQSVAKVKKISGFDYYAAGMAMMFILYSVGYGVQYTMEESRLHTYERLRIAGRSRGLLLTSRFFASLIFIYMQLIIIGLFSSLVLGVNWGSWFLYLVISLFAAFAVSALALLFSALALGRQNRGLIDLFDTIIIPLVSIVGGSFIPVQSLPTFLVKLSPYTLNGAGLQAYLKGMQGQQLTALQGELLVFLVTGGLFILMTMFVLWRREE, from the coding sequence ATGCTTGGAGCGATGATAAAAAAAGATCTATTGCGGATTCTTCGGGATCGAAAAGCCTTGTTAATCACCCTATTAATGCCCATTATCTTGATCAGCATTCTTGGTTTCTCCATCGGCAAGGTGATGGGAGAGCAGGATATCGGCATCGCAAAGCTGGCCATCATCAACCAGGATGATGGAGCGGGTAATATGGAGCGACTTCTCCAGGTTATTGAGCAAGTACCCGTGGAGGAAGAAGGGTTACGAACTCTAAAGGATCAGGTGAAGGAATTGCCAACGCAGATGGATCCTACCAGTATTCTGGTGAATGAGCTTCTGCAAAACGAAGAGCTTACCACATTTATCCAAGTGGAGGAAGGCTTATCACTAGAGGAAGCGAAGGAGCATTTATCTCAAGGGGATCTGACCGCCATCTTAGTGATTCCCCATGATTTTACGTATCATGTCTGGTCTAATCTGCTCTTCCCCGTGCAGAATCAAGTGCGACTCACGTTATACACCGACCCTGATCAATCCTTAAAGGGGGGAATCATTGAGGAGATCCTTACAGGGTATACTCAAGCCTTGAGCAATCTAGTCTGGACCAAACAGATCACCATGGAGATGGGGATTCGACATGGACTCGGAGAGCAATTACAGCAATTACTTCCTAAGGTCATGGAGAATGTAAGTTCTCAGGTGGGTGGCGAAATCCAGCTTCTTGAACAGAGTGTGGCGAAAGTGAAGAAAATTTCTGGCTTCGACTACTATGCAGCAGGGATGGCAATGATGTTCATCCTCTACAGCGTTGGGTATGGCGTTCAATACACCATGGAAGAGTCTCGGTTGCATACCTATGAACGCTTGCGTATTGCAGGCAGATCGCGAGGGCTGTTACTGACATCGCGTTTTTTCGCAAGCTTGATCTTTATCTACATGCAATTAATTATTATCGGTCTTTTCAGTAGTCTTGTCTTAGGGGTCAATTGGGGTAGCTGGTTCCTTTATCTCGTGATCTCGCTCTTTGCTGCATTTGCTGTTTCTGCCCTTGCTCTACTCTTTTCAGCACTGGCCCTAGGCAGACAGAATCGTGGACTCATTGATCTCTTTGATACCATCATCATCCCTCTCGTCTCCATTGTCGGTGGTAGTTTTATACCGGTGCAGTCATTACCAACGTTTTTAGTCAAGCTCTCTCCCTATACCCTCAATGGTGCAGGGTTACAAGCATACTTAAAAGGAATGCAGGGCCAGCAGCTTACAGCGCTTCAAGGAGAATTACTAGTTTTTCTAGTAACAGGTGGACTATTCATTTTGATGACCATGTTCGTCTTATGGAGAAGGGAGGAATAA
- a CDS encoding ABC transporter ATP-binding protein, translated as MLRLEVEQVVKRFKQVEAVSGVNLTLKEGEILGLLGPNGAGKSTLISMISSLIRPDEGEIHFMGNSIFSNPQPLRKVLGVVPQDIALYPDLSGYENLQFFGKAYGLQGKVLKERVEEVLTMIGLQDKAKQRIDQYSGGMKRRVNIGAALLHHPKILIMDEPTVGIDPQSRNHILETVKQLNKEGLTILYTSHYMEEVEFLCERLYIMDHGKVIAEGMKEDLKARYTAQNILEMEVEGSHPALLPALQQGNFVHVQMEGNRYRITCPDGDHATCMTECVQIAGVVDVNITSLQVKKPTLEDVFLQLTGRGLRN; from the coding sequence ATGCTACGTCTAGAAGTGGAGCAGGTAGTAAAAAGATTTAAACAGGTTGAAGCGGTAAGCGGAGTGAATTTAACCCTGAAAGAAGGGGAGATTCTAGGCCTCCTAGGACCTAATGGGGCAGGAAAATCCACCTTGATCTCCATGATCAGCTCCCTCATTCGTCCTGATGAAGGGGAGATCCACTTTATGGGGAACTCTATTTTTTCCAACCCGCAGCCTCTTCGTAAGGTGTTGGGTGTGGTTCCTCAGGATATCGCCTTATATCCCGATCTTAGTGGCTATGAGAATCTTCAATTCTTTGGCAAAGCTTATGGGCTACAGGGAAAAGTGTTGAAGGAACGGGTTGAAGAAGTCTTAACCATGATCGGCTTACAAGATAAAGCAAAGCAGCGGATTGATCAATACTCAGGTGGGATGAAACGACGCGTCAATATTGGAGCAGCGCTACTCCATCATCCAAAAATTCTTATCATGGATGAACCAACAGTAGGCATCGATCCTCAATCGCGCAATCATATTTTAGAAACGGTCAAGCAACTGAATAAGGAAGGACTTACGATTCTCTACACCAGTCATTATATGGAGGAAGTAGAGTTCCTTTGTGAGCGTCTTTATATCATGGACCATGGTAAGGTGATTGCAGAAGGAATGAAAGAGGACCTAAAGGCACGCTATACCGCTCAGAATATATTGGAGATGGAAGTGGAAGGAAGCCATCCTGCGCTTCTTCCTGCATTGCAGCAAGGAAACTTCGTCCATGTCCAGATGGAGGGGAATCGTTATCGCATCACTTGTCCAGATGGTGATCATGCAACATGTATGACGGAATGTGTACAGATCGCTGGCGTAGTCGATGTAAACATTACCTCCTTACAGGTAAAGAAGCCAACATTAGAGGATGTTTTCCTCCAATTAACCGGTCGAGGGCTGAGAAATTAG
- a CDS encoding response regulator transcription factor: MIRVLIADDQTIVRQGLRMMLEQFDIIQVVGEATNGEEALKCCELWQPHLILMDIRMPGMDGVEATKRIKQVYPQTNILILTTFTDDQYIFEALQHGASGYPLKDVTPDKLVEAIQIAQEGGAIIHPQVASKMIHQMKDWQSPIQQEKDERVAMLTERELEILQYLGQGLSNQEIAEKVYITQGTVKNHISSLLQKLECRDRTQLALFAVKNHLL; encoded by the coding sequence ATGATTCGTGTCCTTATTGCGGATGATCAGACCATTGTCCGCCAGGGCTTACGGATGATGCTAGAACAGTTTGATATCATTCAAGTGGTAGGAGAAGCAACCAATGGAGAAGAGGCACTGAAGTGTTGTGAATTATGGCAGCCTCATCTCATTTTGATGGATATTCGCATGCCTGGCATGGATGGGGTAGAGGCGACAAAAAGGATTAAGCAAGTTTACCCGCAAACCAACATCTTAATTCTAACTACATTTACAGATGATCAATATATCTTTGAAGCTCTACAACATGGAGCATCAGGCTATCCCTTAAAGGATGTAACGCCTGATAAATTAGTGGAGGCGATTCAGATCGCGCAAGAAGGTGGGGCAATTATTCATCCTCAGGTGGCCTCAAAAATGATTCACCAGATGAAGGATTGGCAGTCTCCTATTCAACAAGAGAAGGATGAAAGAGTAGCAATGCTTACAGAACGGGAATTGGAGATTTTGCAGTATCTTGGTCAAGGTCTGAGTAATCAGGAGATTGCTGAGAAGGTTTATATTACTCAAGGAACTGTGAAGAATCATATTAGTAGTCTCCTCCAGAAGCTAGAATGCCGCGATCGGACGCAACTAGCTCTTTTTGCAGTAAAGAATCATCTATTATAG
- a CDS encoding sensor histidine kinase, with protein MPISKIILRASILILLFITAISFEQAVSSRLLSMIGIFLLWQIWILLRTHGRHRPWHFWIDGIFLLLLEGQSQYAVNYWLHSMFAMIFLEAGLSLWRNRDVWCLIPLVMMAMWKFAYQLYYLWNARSISEFLFNLATFLFIMALIYGRVTQREYALQQERQILLEERQRISQEIHDSVGHQLTALIMQLEILHIQWKDAQLPPAFFQQLEEAKASARRCLQETRNAVYTMRDDGLGLKQIQEFIQQMRIQQRLTIEYQLDPELQHLIIPPELGFALYRMVQEALTNAMKHAPGMPITITIKRKDNLIQCEIQNPLKAFQSEEAPFQAGFGLQTMRQRLESLGGQLQVIQQNDEFLLIGQVPYQLKLEEEMIGHHRKEEA; from the coding sequence ATGCCAATCTCGAAAATTATTCTGCGGGCTAGTATCCTCATTCTACTATTTATTACAGCCATCTCATTTGAGCAGGCTGTTTCATCACGTCTTTTGAGTATGATCGGGATCTTTCTACTTTGGCAGATCTGGATCCTCCTACGGACGCACGGGCGCCATCGACCATGGCACTTTTGGATCGATGGAATCTTCCTACTCCTACTAGAGGGGCAATCGCAGTATGCAGTCAACTATTGGCTTCACTCGATGTTTGCTATGATCTTTCTGGAGGCAGGACTCTCCCTTTGGCGAAACCGTGATGTATGGTGCTTAATTCCCCTTGTGATGATGGCGATGTGGAAGTTTGCTTATCAACTCTATTATTTATGGAATGCACGGAGTATTTCTGAGTTTTTGTTCAATCTTGCTACCTTTCTTTTTATCATGGCTTTAATCTATGGGCGTGTGACACAAAGAGAATATGCTCTGCAGCAAGAACGACAGATATTGCTTGAAGAGCGACAACGAATTTCCCAGGAAATTCATGACTCCGTTGGCCATCAGCTAACAGCATTAATTATGCAGTTGGAAATTTTACATATACAGTGGAAGGATGCTCAGCTTCCTCCCGCCTTCTTTCAACAACTGGAGGAGGCGAAGGCTTCAGCCCGCCGTTGCCTCCAAGAAACACGAAATGCGGTGTATACGATGCGAGATGATGGCTTAGGTCTGAAGCAAATTCAAGAATTTATCCAACAGATGCGTATACAACAACGACTAACGATTGAATATCAGCTCGATCCCGAACTACAACATCTGATCATTCCACCGGAGCTTGGCTTTGCTCTCTATCGAATGGTACAGGAAGCATTGACCAATGCCATGAAGCATGCACCTGGTATGCCCATCACGATCACAATCAAAAGAAAGGATAATCTGATTCAGTGTGAGATTCAGAATCCATTAAAGGCCTTTCAATCAGAGGAGGCGCCATTTCAAGCAGGATTTGGTCTCCAAACCATGCGACAACGTCTTGAGAGCTTAGGAGGCCAGCTTCAGGTTATTCAACAAAATGATGAGTTTCTCCTCATTGGACAAGTGCCTTATCAGTTAAAATTAGAGGAAGAGATGATAGGTCACCATAGAAAGGAGGAAGCATGA
- a CDS encoding amidohydrolase yields the protein MKAICNAAVVKTITHGDLEEATVLIDQGKILMVGHNLEIPEGTEIIDAKGGIVTPGIIDVHTHVGLFTEGAGESGVDGNEMTEASTPHVRAIDGINPDDLAFEDARKGGVTTVQIMPGSANVIGGEMAVLKTVGTTVEEMMVKAPSALKVAFGENPKRVYGKKGKMPMTRMGVAAVLREQLYKARTYIEKKKRAQENGDYFEYDLRMEVLTQVVEGKIPMRAHAHRADDMMTAIRIAEEFSLHLTLEHGTEGHKIAKILGEKGVPVAVGPTMSSRSKVELANRSWQTLTALADAGVPISITTDHPVVGIEYLPVTAAIAVREGLSEKVAWEAITINAARHIGIADRVGSIEVGKDADFVIWDGDPFDFRTHVVETMINGEIVYSR from the coding sequence GTGAAAGCGATCTGTAATGCAGCGGTTGTAAAGACCATCACTCATGGTGACCTTGAAGAGGCAACTGTATTGATCGATCAAGGCAAGATTTTGATGGTTGGGCATAACCTTGAGATTCCCGAGGGAACAGAAATCATTGATGCCAAGGGCGGGATTGTGACACCTGGCATCATTGATGTACATACTCATGTCGGTTTGTTTACAGAAGGCGCAGGCGAATCTGGCGTGGATGGGAATGAGATGACGGAGGCCTCAACGCCCCATGTACGGGCCATTGATGGGATTAATCCAGACGATCTAGCCTTTGAGGATGCGAGGAAGGGGGGCGTCACCACTGTACAGATTATGCCTGGTAGTGCCAATGTAATCGGGGGCGAGATGGCTGTCTTAAAGACTGTAGGAACCACGGTGGAGGAGATGATGGTAAAGGCTCCATCTGCCTTGAAGGTTGCTTTTGGGGAGAATCCTAAGCGCGTCTATGGGAAGAAAGGGAAAATGCCCATGACTCGTATGGGGGTTGCTGCCGTTCTTCGGGAGCAATTGTACAAGGCTCGGACCTACATTGAAAAGAAGAAACGTGCCCAAGAAAACGGAGATTACTTTGAATATGATCTTCGTATGGAAGTCTTAACACAAGTGGTGGAAGGTAAAATACCGATGCGCGCCCATGCCCATCGTGCTGATGATATGATGACGGCGATTCGCATCGCTGAAGAGTTTAGCCTTCATTTAACCTTAGAGCATGGTACAGAAGGTCATAAAATTGCTAAGATCCTTGGAGAAAAGGGTGTGCCAGTAGCGGTGGGACCAACGATGAGCTCCCGCAGCAAGGTGGAATTGGCCAATCGCAGTTGGCAAACGCTCACTGCCCTAGCGGATGCTGGCGTTCCTATTTCTATTACCACCGACCATCCGGTGGTTGGAATTGAATATTTACCTGTGACAGCAGCCATTGCTGTTCGTGAAGGCTTATCGGAAAAAGTCGCTTGGGAAGCGATCACCATCAATGCTGCACGTCATATTGGAATCGCTGATCGTGTTGGTTCCATTGAAGTGGGTAAGGATGCTGATTTTGTTATTTGGGATGGGGATCCCTTCGATTTTCGTACTCATGTTGTAGAGACCATGATTAATGGGGAAATCGTCTATTCCCGTTGA
- a CDS encoding DoxX family protein has protein sequence MFNRWLRTNKISAGILLVLRVWLGWKWMTAGWGKLTDGFDVSGYLKGTLAKATGEKPVVQEWWGSFIEGFALPNAGFFNLAIPWGEFLVGLGLILGTLTTAAAFFGLMMNFAFFFSGTISNNPEMIICGFIILAAGANAGYFGGDRWVLPFIKEKLFNRKGQHRETPTA, from the coding sequence ATGTTTAATCGATGGCTTCGAACCAATAAAATCAGTGCAGGTATCTTACTAGTACTCCGTGTTTGGTTAGGCTGGAAGTGGATGACAGCAGGCTGGGGTAAACTTACCGATGGTTTTGATGTAAGTGGTTATTTGAAAGGTACCCTTGCTAAGGCAACTGGCGAAAAACCTGTTGTTCAGGAGTGGTGGGGTAGCTTTATTGAAGGGTTTGCTCTGCCCAATGCAGGATTCTTTAACCTCGCAATTCCTTGGGGTGAATTTTTAGTCGGATTAGGACTTATTCTAGGTACTCTTACTACTGCAGCGGCATTTTTTGGCTTAATGATGAACTTCGCATTCTTCTTTAGTGGTACGATTAGCAATAATCCTGAGATGATCATTTGTGGTTTTATTATCTTGGCTGCGGGCGCTAATGCAGGTTACTTTGGAGGTGACCGCTGGGTACTCCCATTCATCAAGGAAAAGCTATTCAATCGTAAGGGTCAACATCGAGAAACACCAACTGCATAG
- a CDS encoding DoxX family protein encodes MMNWLRTNKISAGILLVLRVWLGWHWMTAGWGKLTNGFDASGFMKGAIAKAGGDHPAVQSWWASFLDGFALPNVGFFNFLMPWGEFLVGLGLILGTLTTAAAFFGLVMNFAFFFSGTVSSNPQMIIVGFIILMAGFNAGRYGGDYWVIPYLRQWWNRRVKKDATVKTA; translated from the coding sequence ATGATGAACTGGTTGCGTACAAACAAGATTAGTGCCGGTATTCTTCTGGTCTTACGTGTATGGTTAGGCTGGCATTGGATGACAGCAGGTTGGGGTAAGCTAACCAATGGTTTTGATGCCAGTGGTTTTATGAAAGGAGCCATTGCAAAAGCAGGTGGAGATCATCCTGCTGTGCAGAGTTGGTGGGCTAGTTTTCTGGACGGATTTGCATTACCCAATGTAGGATTCTTTAACTTTCTTATGCCATGGGGCGAATTCTTAGTTGGTCTTGGTCTCATTCTTGGTACATTAACAACAGCAGCAGCATTCTTTGGATTAGTGATGAACTTCGCCTTCTTCTTTAGTGGCACAGTAAGCTCCAATCCTCAGATGATCATTGTTGGATTTATCATTTTGATGGCAGGCTTTAATGCAGGCCGCTATGGTGGAGACTATTGGGTGATTCCATATTTACGACAATGGTGGAACAGGCGAGTCAAGAAGGATGCAACAGTAAAAACAGCATAA
- the mltG gene encoding endolytic transglycosylase MltG, whose translation MEKDRDQELKKPGEFRQEESLRHQEDHLVADEEDEELEPTSKLKVALITILTVFILFAVVIGGGALYVYTNLQPVNSVSVEPVRVEIPSGATPKKIATILEENGLIRSGFIYSYYLKWKGDGVSSRLQAGTYDFVPGTSLEELTNKMVQGVVVQVDTKRITIPEGWNVNQIADYLSGEGLVNRDTFIQEINMGNFSYDFLSEITQEEGANYRLEGFLFPDTYDVPKGASEHEIIDMMLRNFDKKVTAEIRTGFEQQRLSFYDAITLASIVEREVILDEERPIVAGVFYNRMEDHIRLESCATVQYVLGKQKDVITFDDLEVESPYNTYKHDGLPPGPIGNPGLASIQSVAAPQDNDYYFFVTKKDGSKSHHFSRTYEEHLKNDAKSRGSW comes from the coding sequence GTGGAGAAAGATCGTGATCAAGAGCTGAAAAAGCCAGGAGAATTTCGACAGGAGGAATCTCTGCGCCATCAAGAGGATCACCTCGTAGCGGATGAGGAAGACGAGGAGCTTGAACCTACTTCAAAACTAAAGGTTGCCTTGATAACTATCCTAACTGTTTTTATCCTATTCGCCGTCGTCATTGGCGGTGGTGCTCTTTATGTATATACAAATTTACAGCCTGTTAATTCAGTCAGTGTAGAACCCGTTCGTGTGGAGATACCTAGTGGTGCTACACCCAAAAAGATCGCTACGATACTAGAGGAGAATGGGTTGATTCGCAGTGGATTCATTTATTCATACTATCTGAAATGGAAGGGTGACGGGGTCTCCTCTCGCCTACAAGCGGGGACCTATGATTTTGTCCCTGGTACATCTTTAGAGGAATTGACCAATAAAATGGTACAAGGGGTAGTGGTACAGGTTGATACGAAACGTATCACCATTCCTGAAGGTTGGAATGTGAATCAGATTGCCGATTATTTAAGCGGTGAGGGCTTAGTCAATCGTGATACGTTTATTCAAGAAATTAATATGGGGAATTTTTCTTATGACTTCCTATCTGAGATCACTCAGGAGGAAGGGGCTAACTACCGTTTAGAAGGATTTTTGTTCCCGGATACGTATGATGTTCCAAAGGGTGCAAGCGAGCACGAAATCATTGATATGATGTTGCGTAACTTTGATAAGAAGGTGACCGCTGAGATTCGCACAGGTTTTGAACAGCAAAGACTCTCCTTCTATGATGCTATCACCTTAGCATCCATTGTAGAGCGTGAAGTGATCCTCGATGAAGAGCGACCCATCGTGGCAGGGGTCTTCTACAATCGAATGGAAGATCATATTCGTTTAGAATCATGTGCAACTGTTCAATATGTGTTGGGCAAGCAGAAGGATGTCATCACCTTTGACGACCTTGAAGTAGAGAGTCCTTACAACACATACAAGCATGATGGGTTACCACCGGGTCCCATCGGTAATCCGGGACTAGCTTCCATTCAGTCGGTGGCTGCCCCACAGGATAATGATTATTATTTCTTTGTTACGAAGAAGGATGGAAGTAAGAGCCATCATTTCTCACGTACCTATGAAGAGCATTTAAAAAATGATGCAAAAAGCAGAGGCAGCTGGTAA
- a CDS encoding DUF1292 domain-containing protein, giving the protein MTDHNHEHDHNHDHDHDQEERDIIIIPDEDGNEEQFEVFYEFTVESTGNHYVMLIPVDGDPESDEIYPFRIEEDGEDDLQLYVIEDDEEWKIVEETFNTLMAEFED; this is encoded by the coding sequence ATGACAGATCATAATCACGAACACGATCACAACCACGACCATGACCACGATCAGGAAGAACGGGATATCATTATTATCCCAGACGAAGATGGCAATGAAGAACAGTTTGAAGTGTTTTATGAATTTACCGTAGAAAGCACAGGCAACCACTATGTGATGTTGATTCCCGTAGATGGCGATCCTGAATCGGATGAAATTTATCCATTCCGTATTGAAGAAGATGGCGAAGATGATCTCCAACTTTACGTTATTGAAGATGATGAAGAATGGAAGATTGTTGAAGAAACTTTCAATACACTCATGGCTGAATTCGAAGATTAA
- the ruvX gene encoding Holliday junction resolvase RuvX has product MRTMGLDVGSKTIGVAISDEMGWTAQGITTIHRRSQEEDLGAIRQLVDEYQVSHIVVGFPKNMNNTIGPSGELCLQFAELLQKELEIGITMWDERLTTMAAERTLIEADISRKKRKVVIDKLAATLILQSYLDSK; this is encoded by the coding sequence ATGAGGACCATGGGCTTAGATGTGGGTTCAAAAACCATTGGTGTTGCCATAAGCGATGAGATGGGCTGGACTGCTCAAGGGATTACAACCATCCATCGGCGCTCGCAGGAAGAAGATTTGGGAGCGATTCGGCAGCTGGTAGATGAGTATCAGGTTTCTCACATCGTCGTTGGGTTTCCCAAAAACATGAATAATACAATTGGCCCAAGTGGTGAACTATGTTTACAATTTGCCGAACTTTTGCAGAAGGAATTGGAAATTGGCATCACCATGTGGGATGAACGTTTGACAACGATGGCGGCAGAGCGTACATTAATAGAAGCTGATATCAGTCGCAAAAAGCGAAAAGTTGTGATTGACAAATTGGCTGCCACACTAATATTACAGAGTTATCTAGACTCTAAATGA
- a CDS encoding IreB family regulatory phosphoprotein, translating into MSSIDKTMMFRVKGELEQKEPRDVLLQVYEALDEKGYNPINQIVGYLLSGDPAYIPRHNNARTLISQLERDEIIEELVKSYLEHHVKRP; encoded by the coding sequence ATGAGTTCAATCGATAAGACGATGATGTTTCGTGTCAAAGGTGAGTTGGAGCAAAAAGAACCGAGAGATGTATTGCTTCAGGTGTATGAGGCTCTCGATGAGAAAGGATATAATCCCATTAACCAGATAGTTGGTTATTTACTTTCTGGTGATCCAGCCTATATTCCTCGTCACAATAATGCCCGTACACTCATCAGTCAATTAGAGCGTGATGAGATTATTGAGGAGCTAGTGAAGTCGTATTTGGAGCACCATGTAAAACGTCCGTAG